From one Lolium rigidum isolate FL_2022 chromosome 4, APGP_CSIRO_Lrig_0.1, whole genome shotgun sequence genomic stretch:
- the LOC124707892 gene encoding histone deacetylase 2-like yields MEAAAEGLDWKRFYILDMYNAGIYPFDHATKRHIDQKVDLVSGTKTHDYLDQLDKALKVAQSRFQPQLIVYNAGTDILDGDPLGNLNISHEGGVIRDEKVFRFAKEQNIPLLMLTSGGYMKSSARVIADSITNLSQKNLIQLGNQLG; encoded by the exons atggaggcggcggccgaagGACTGGACTGGA AAAGGTTTTACATTTTGGACATGTACAATGCTGGAATTTATCCCTTC GACCACGCTACTAAGCGGCATATTGATCAAAAAGTCGACTTAGTT AGTGGGACAAAAACACATGATTACTTGGATCAGCTTGACAAGGCTCTCAAG GTCGCACAAAGTAGATTTCAGCCCCAGTTGATTGTTTATAATGCTGGAACAGACATCCTGGATGGTGATCCATTGGGGAACTTGAAT ATAAGTCATGAAGGTGGGGTGATTAGAGATGAGAAGGTGTTCAGGTTTGCAAAAGAGCAAAACATTCCCCTTCTCATGCTGACATCAG GCGGCTACATGAAGTCGAGTGCACGAGTAATTGCAGATTCGATTACCAATCTCTCACAGAAGAACTTGATACAACTAGGTAACCAGCTAGGCTAA